In Amycolatopsis sp. EV170708-02-1, the following are encoded in one genomic region:
- a CDS encoding zf-HC2 domain-containing protein, which produces MNKEHVSEQLLAGYVLGDDGLAGDEVWAVEAHLESCAECRGRLAAVSLPSVSALVDDVWAGLGPKLAEAGPSPLRRRWTGRLHTWVTPVMLPWLVMILLIPAIGLLLDAVGFTGSKGYSFVQLFSPVLPVLGVAVSWAKGLDPAYELVTSTPRAGLYLLLRRTTAVLAVVLPIQGLSSWLGGGGFGLGLLPSLAFTTGTLALGGLIGVVRAAYVLAGVWMAVILAPAVASQGRATALEPRLLPVWGAIFAVTAVVVVLRRSVFGLLTGSER; this is translated from the coding sequence GTGAACAAGGAACACGTGTCCGAACAGCTCCTCGCCGGTTACGTCCTCGGCGACGACGGCTTGGCCGGTGACGAGGTCTGGGCGGTCGAAGCCCATCTCGAATCGTGCGCGGAATGCCGGGGGAGGCTGGCCGCGGTCAGCCTGCCGTCGGTGTCGGCGCTGGTGGACGACGTCTGGGCCGGGCTGGGGCCGAAACTCGCCGAAGCGGGGCCGAGTCCGCTGCGGAGGCGGTGGACCGGACGGCTGCACACCTGGGTGACACCGGTGATGCTGCCGTGGCTGGTGATGATCCTCCTGATCCCGGCGATCGGGCTGCTGCTGGACGCGGTCGGGTTCACCGGGAGCAAGGGCTACTCGTTCGTCCAGCTGTTCTCACCGGTACTGCCCGTGCTCGGGGTGGCGGTGTCGTGGGCGAAGGGGCTCGATCCCGCGTACGAACTCGTCACTTCGACACCGAGGGCAGGGCTCTACCTGCTGCTCCGCCGGACGACGGCGGTCCTCGCCGTCGTCTTGCCGATCCAGGGCCTTTCGAGCTGGCTCGGCGGTGGTGGTTTCGGGCTCGGTCTCCTGCCGAGCCTGGCCTTCACCACCGGGACGCTCGCGCTCGGCGGGCTGATCGGGGTGGTGCGGGCGGCCTATGTCCTCGCCGGGGTCTGGATGGCGGTGATCCTGGCGCCCGCGGTGGCTTCGCAAGGGCGTGCCACCGCGCTCGAACCCCGCCTGCTCCCGGTGTGGGGCGCGATCTTCGCGGTGACCGCGGTCGTGGTGGTGCTCCGGCGGAGCGTCTTCGGCCTGCTCACCGGATCCGAACGATGA